The nucleotide sequence CGGTGGCGATGGTGTGGAGGCGGACCGCTTCTGCGATCTGGGCGCGCTCTTCCTCGGGCGGCATGTCCTTGTGCTGGACCCATTTGAGGCCGTGGCTGGCGATCTCCCAACCGGCCTCCTGCATGGCCGCCAGCTGGGCCGGCGCGCGCATCAGCGCGGTCGCAACCCCATATACCGTAACGGGAATTTCCGTTTCGGTGAATAGGCGATGCAGCCGCCAGAAGCCGGCGCGGGCGCCGTATTCGTACATGGATTCGACATTGGCGTGGCGCTGGCCGGGCCAGGGGGCGGCGCCGAGCACGTCGACGAGGAAAGCCTCGGAGGCGGCGTCGCCGTGGAGGATGTTGTTCTCGCCACCCTCTTCATAATTCAGCACAAATTGCACCGCGACATGGGCGCCACCGGGCCAGTTGGCATTGGGTGGGGTGGGGCCGTAGCCGTGCATGTCGCGTGGGTAGCGGTTCATCATTGGTCCCGAGTTGGTTAGCAGACTGTTAGCATTGAGAGCGAGATTTCCGTGAAAGCGTGACTTCACGCAATAGCACCGGGAAGCTCGACCCCGTCGAAATAGGATTTCGCGTGATCAAAGAAGATGGCGGGCGCCAGATGGAGCGCACTGCCGGACCGCACGAGGATGCCGAAACGGTTGGTCGGCAGTCCGCCGTCCTCGAGCGGCTTGAAGACGAGCTTGCCGGAGGCGATCTCATTCTGCGCGCCGATCGGCGTCATGATTGAGAGGTAGTGACCGCCCAGCGCCAGCTCGGCCAGCATGTGTATGGAATTGACTTCGACCATGGGTGGCAGGATGGCCGACGAGCGGCGGAGGAAGGGCTCGATGACCTCGCGGATGGAAATCTCCGGCTTGGCAACGGCTAGCGCATGGTCGAGGCACATTTCCATGGTGAGATGGTCGACGCCCGCGAGCGGGTGGGTCGGAACCATGACCGCGCCGATGCGCACATCGCGGCGGAAGGCGACGTTTACCTGCTTGGGTGGGCGGGCGATGAAGCCGAAGCCGATATCGACGCGCTCTTCAACGAGCTGGTCGACCACTTCGGCGGAGGAAACGATGGACAGGTCGATGGTGAGGCGCGGATAGCGGGCGCCGAATTCGCTGATGAGGCGGGGCAGGAAGGAGTGCCCGACGCTTTCGGCCGCAGCGATGCGGACCGAACCAGCGCGGACGCCCCGCAGCATTTCGATTTCTGAGACAGCCGCTTCCATGGGGGCGGCCAGCCGGCGGGAATGGCGGAAGAGAATTTCGCCCGCGGGCGAAAGGCGCATGCGGCGCTTGTCGCGAACGAAGAGGGCGATGCCCAGGGCGTCTTCGAGCTGTGCAACCTGCCGGGTGACCGCGGACGACGCGACATTGAGACGGCGAGCGGCCTCGCGAATGGATAGGTGGGTGGCGACAGCGTTGAAATAGAGCAGGGAGGGCTGGTGGAAGACCCGGCTCAACAGGCTTGCCGAGAGCGCGTGCTCTCGTGGCCGGTCACCCGTACTGCCCTTGTCCATCGAGCACTTCCCTTGTTGCCGTTTTAGCAGCATACTGCTCCCAATTTGATAGTATCAAGAGCAATAGTGCGTCTCTATGGTACGGTTTGGAGAAACGCATCCTCCGTCCGGTCGCAGCAGCGCCGGCGGGGCAGATGCCTGAGGAGCAAGAGAATGGCGGACGGACGCCTTACCACCCACGTCCTCGACACCATGCATGGCAAGCCGGCGCGCGGCATGCGGCTGGAACTGCATTTCGTGCATGGCGATCACACCCATCATCTGGTGGACAGCTATACCAATGCCGATGGGCGCGTGGACCAGCCGCTGCTGGCCGGCGACCAGTTCCAGCAGGGTGAGTTCGAAATCCGCTTCCATGTGGGGCAGTATTTCGAGCGCATGGGTGTGGACAACGCGACGCCGTTTTTAGACGTGGTGCCGATCCGCTTTCTGATCTCTGAAGACAAGCCGTATCACGTGCCGCTGGTGTGTACGCCGTTCTCCTATTCGACCTATCGGGGAAGCTGATGATGGTTCTGGCGCTGGTTGAAAGAGCTCTCACCCTGACCCTCTCCCCGGAGGGGCGAGGGGACGATGGGGGCGATATCAGTGCCAGGTTTGAAGCAGAACCCTCACCCGTCTCGCGCTTTGCGCGATCCACCCTCTCCCTCAAGGGGAGAGGGGAAGTAAGGAGCTGATCAATGGTTGAGGTCTCTAATACGATCCGGTTCCTGCTCAATGGCGAGGAAGTGGCGCTGACGGATGTGGCGCCGGATTTGACGCTGCTGGACTGGCTGCGGCTGGAGCGGCGGTTGCGGGGCTCCAAGGAAGGCTGCGCCGAGGGTGATTGCGGCGCCTGCACGGTTCTGGTCGGCCGGGTGGCTGGCGACGAGATCATCTATGACTCGGTGACGGCCTGTATCCGGTTCGTGGCGAGCCTGCATGGAACCCACGTGGTGACAGTCGAGCATCTGCGCGGTGAAAATGGCGCTCTGCATCCGGTGCAGCAGGCGATGGTCGATTACCACGGCAGCCAGTGCGGCTTTTGTACGCCGGGCTTTGTGATGAGCCTTTATGGGCTTTGGATGCGCGATCCGCATCCGTCGCGTCCGGCCATTGAAAAGGCACTGCAGGGCAATCTCTGCCGTTGCACCGGCTATGCGCCGATCATCCGCGCGGCCGAAGCGATGTCGCAGTATGGCGCGCCGCAGGGCGATGTGCTGTGGGCCGAACGCATTGCCGTCAAGGACAAGGTGCGGGCCATTTTCGATGGTCGCCGCGTCGAAATCGGAGAGGGCGCAAACAAGATTTTCATCCCCGCCAACCTCGATGATTTTGCCGAAATCTATGCCGCGCATCCGGAAGCGCGGATCGTTGCCGGCTCGACCGATGTTGGGCTGTGGGTCACAAAATTCATGCGGGCCATTGGGCCGGTGATCTTCACCGGCCATCTGCAGGAACTGAAACGCATCGCCGAGAACAACAGCGAAGTGCGCCTTTATGCCGGTGTGACCTATTCGGAAGCGCTGCCGGTGATTGAAGCGAGCTTCCCCCAGCTCAAGGAGCTGTGGAACCGGTTTGCGGGCGAGCAGGTGCGCAATATGGGCACGATCGGGGGCAATATCGCCAATGGCTCGCCGATCGGCGACACGCCGCCGCCGTTCATCGCGCTGGGGGCAAAGCTCCATCTGCGCCAGGGCAGCCATAGGCGGGAGATCAAGCTCGAGGATTTCTTCATCGACTATGGCAAGCAGGACCGTCGGCCGGGCGAGTTCGTCGAGAGCGTGACGCTGCCGCTGCTGCCGGCCGGCGAGAAATTTGCCACCTACAAGATTTCCAAGCGCCGCGAGGAAGATATTTCGGCGCTGTGCGGGGCGTTCCGTGTGTTCGTCAATGATGTGGGTCGAGTGGGCATGGTGCGGATCGCCTTTGGCGGCATGGCGGCGACGCCCAAGCGCGCCAAGGCTGTGGAAGCCGCGCTCGATGGCAAGCGGTGGACCATGGACACCATCGAGGCCGCATTGCCGGCCTTCGCCGAGGATTTTCAGCCCATTACCGATATGCGCGCCAGCAAGGAATATCGGCTGCTGGCCGCGCAGAACCTGCTCAAGCGGTTTTTCCTTGAGACGCAGGGTCAGGGCGAGCGGCTGAAGCGGGAGGTGGCGTGATGGCTGTTTTGTGCGTTGAAGGCCCCCTCACCCTAACCCTCTCCCCGGAGGGGCGAGGGGATCAGATCGCGTTTGCGGGGCGATCTCAGCAAGCGGAAGGGTGTCTGCAATGAACAAGCATGAAGCGCCCATTGCCTTGTCGGTGCTGCACAGGAATACGCGCCATGACAGTGGCCCCAAGCATGTGACGGGGACGGCTGAATATATCGATGACATGATCGAGCCGGTGGGCACGATGCATGCCTATCTGGGGCTGTCGACCCGAGCCCATGCCGAGATCGCCTCGATTGATCTGGCGGCGGTGAAGGCTGCGCCGGGGGTGATCGGCGTTTTGACGGCAGAGGATATTCCGGGCGAGAATGATGTGTCGCCCAGCCACAAGCATGACGAGCCGATCTTTGCCCAGGGCAAGGTGCATTTCTGGGGCCAGCCGATGTTTGCGGTGGTCGCTGAGACGCGCGATGCGGCCCGACGGGCAGCGCAACTGGCCAA is from Devosia sp. SD17-2 and encodes:
- a CDS encoding LysR family transcriptional regulator, whose amino-acid sequence is MDKGSTGDRPREHALSASLLSRVFHQPSLLYFNAVATHLSIREAARRLNVASSAVTRQVAQLEDALGIALFVRDKRRMRLSPAGEILFRHSRRLAAPMEAAVSEIEMLRGVRAGSVRIAAAESVGHSFLPRLISEFGARYPRLTIDLSIVSSAEVVDQLVEERVDIGFGFIARPPKQVNVAFRRDVRIGAVMVPTHPLAGVDHLTMEMCLDHALAVAKPEISIREVIEPFLRRSSAILPPMVEVNSIHMLAELALGGHYLSIMTPIGAQNEIASGKLVFKPLEDGGLPTNRFGILVRSGSALHLAPAIFFDHAKSYFDGVELPGAIA
- the uraH gene encoding hydroxyisourate hydrolase; protein product: MADGRLTTHVLDTMHGKPARGMRLELHFVHGDHTHHLVDSYTNADGRVDQPLLAGDQFQQGEFEIRFHVGQYFERMGVDNATPFLDVVPIRFLISEDKPYHVPLVCTPFSYSTYRGS
- the xdhA gene encoding xanthine dehydrogenase small subunit — its product is MVEVSNTIRFLLNGEEVALTDVAPDLTLLDWLRLERRLRGSKEGCAEGDCGACTVLVGRVAGDEIIYDSVTACIRFVASLHGTHVVTVEHLRGENGALHPVQQAMVDYHGSQCGFCTPGFVMSLYGLWMRDPHPSRPAIEKALQGNLCRCTGYAPIIRAAEAMSQYGAPQGDVLWAERIAVKDKVRAIFDGRRVEIGEGANKIFIPANLDDFAEIYAAHPEARIVAGSTDVGLWVTKFMRAIGPVIFTGHLQELKRIAENNSEVRLYAGVTYSEALPVIEASFPQLKELWNRFAGEQVRNMGTIGGNIANGSPIGDTPPPFIALGAKLHLRQGSHRREIKLEDFFIDYGKQDRRPGEFVESVTLPLLPAGEKFATYKISKRREEDISALCGAFRVFVNDVGRVGMVRIAFGGMAATPKRAKAVEAALDGKRWTMDTIEAALPAFAEDFQPITDMRASKEYRLLAAQNLLKRFFLETQGQGERLKREVA